CGGTTTTCGcgtatcagcaaaaaaaaaaaaaacaagttatggatgtgATTACGGTGCACTAAGTAAAAACTTCTCATTTATGTTTATTGCAGTGATTctgcaagaaaaaaaagggatggatgaaaatccttaataagtctaacttttatcacaaggtgtttcgtagaaacaccttcgagacttacatATATGAGTTTGGAAATCAGGACGTTTCCCAAGAGAAAAAGAccattctctaaagaagactcatgaatccaggataaTCACAAAGACGTTAATGTGCTGAGCTACAAAACACAAAATCTCTGAAATCAGTATGTGTGGAGATTCCGGTTTTATCACATGGGGTACTTGGTTCCAGACTGGTTTCACCACCACTGAACCCCGATAAgtctttgaatttcttacactaagtgaaggttcaaatccaaaagatacctatcatttatgtattgatttcaacgatgatgcttatttccccaccgagcttgaactacgttggcttgatcccactcgggtacgtaggcagtcacctGAGTGATGCATCCACTCCAGTTTTGTAAGTTTTACTTTGtcttattttcatgttttttggttattgaaaatagggggagattgttggatattttcaataatatagaaaataaaatggtttTCGTTTTTGGTTTGCCACTACGACGGGGAGCATACTGCGCCTAATAGATGCAATGGAGAAAAGGCATATCCAAACGGTGTGATTGTTCACAAGAGACATATTCATTCTCATCAGACACTATTGGTGTCTTTTGAGAATCAAGAGGCATCTACAATAGGCATGAGTCCCCTATAAGTAGTGATGATTTATTTCCATTCAATAATGGAAAAACACAACAAATCTCAGATTTCTTCTCACACTAAGTATCATCAGATTCTAAATAGTATGtggtcttggttgggtcaagggagtacaactCTTGAATCTAACATCGTTGTTAGGATTTGATTGTATCTTGAAAGCAATATTTCGTTGACCGATTGTACTCGCTAATTATTTGGGAATggtcgaaataattgctgaaaagaatcgcaaggccttgaaACTCCAGTGATTCAACATTCTTTTGTGTTTTCTGTTTTTTCATCCTCTATTTTGGTCAAGTTTTTTCCAACAATAAAATCAGGATGTTCAAACCCCATAAGTTCAAAACGGAAAGGCGAAGGACCCGGGATGGATCAGATGAGACTAAAGAGGAGCGGTAAGTGGTCAGAAGTTGGCCTTGTCTTTTCCAACTGAGAAGCAAAAGGATATTTTTGCTGAAATTCAGGCGAGATTAAAAAACGATCAATTCTACATAAGATTGCTCAAATTTAGACCAAGTATACTTTGAACCTTTGATTGATACTATTAAACATTCATGGGGTTTGCAGCTGCAAACATTTTACACTCTTCGTCATAAAGTTCTCAACAAAGATTTTAGGAGAGAACAAGAACCAGCTTACATGCAACATTTAAATTTCGCAACTATGATGTTCACGCCAATGGCTAGCTTGAAGAGCCACCCAATTATAAAACCCGCGCACACGTTGACAAAATAGTTACCTCTAGTTAAAAACTCTAGAGGTAACTATTTTGGTCAGTTCTTAAATTAGTTCTTGGGTCGGCCTAGTGTGAGCCCAATTATATTACTTCTAAAACTCTACTCACCAACATGACGTTTCAAGGGTTTCCGTATGATTCGTTCTAAGTCATTGATTTAAACTTCCGACTTATCTCAATTTGGTTCAAAGTCTTCCTCGAACAACTTTTATCTTAATTATCTCAGCAATTTTTAGGTGATTTATTCTAGGTTAGAATTTTAACTGTTGGTTTTGTTTTGAGAAAGCGAATATTAGCTGCAGTGCTGCACCCCTAACGTTGAGATAGTGGCTGGCATCATGCACAGAGGTTCAACAGAAATTGTTGAGACAGATCGCCCGAAATGCAAAGAGGAGACTGTACCACCTGATGATGTAGTTGATCATCCTCTCGACCGGTATCGCATATATAATATTGTGACTGGATCACTTATATTTGGTTATTACTATGGTAAGTATGATTAGTTagctttttcaatttttatttttattttttaagctaATAATTGTTTTCTGTTTATATAACAAATGAATGATATTAACTAGGATGTACAGAAAGACAGAAATTTGAATTCGTAGTAGTAATTGattctataatcagtaaatggaTCCTGATTATAAGCTAAAACTCCTAACAAGGTATTTCTAATTCTTCAGGATTTATcctctcgagattttatatccaaGATGATATCCAGTCGATTAAACAGGTAAGTATGTACTTATATTGATTCATTTTCTGATTTACATATCCCATactcataaaactaaaattataatGATTTCCATACCAATTTTTAAAATTCATAGGAAATCATACGGACAGGTGTACTAGGGGCAGTGATTGGTTCGGCAATTGGGGGTTGGATAAACGACTTTCTAGGTCGAAAATTTGCAATCTTATTTGCCAATGCATTGATATTCGTCAGTGGAGTTCTACTGTCTATTGGTGACTGTTCCTCTGATTGTTGGTTGGCAACTGTTTGGAAGACATATATAGGTTTGGGGGTCGGAATGGCATCAATAACCTCACCTATATACATATTAGAAGTTTCTTCAACTCATCTTCAAGAACACCTTCATACTCGAAATTGTATGCTTTTTGCTGTTGGAAAATTCATCTTCTTTTGTGCTGATACCACAGTTACTTCTTACATTCAGGTACACTTATAATTGCTAGTAAATCCTATCTCGCAAGATTAACATCTTCAGttcatttattttaaaaaatgaaTCATTGCAGGAGCTAGAGAAGACTTCGGATTATATGATCGCAGTAGTAGGGGTTCCAGCTCTACTTCAATTTGTGATAATGTTGTCGCTCCCTGATTCACCTATTTGGCTATATAAAAGAGTTAGTATTGAAACATGGAGTTTGTTAATTTCTCATATACTTTTTATTTGTTGTCGATAATAATTTTTTAAAACACAGAACCGGAAAGAGGCCGCAATTAAAGAAGCTTTGAGGAAAATTTACAGTTCTGATGAAGTTGAGAAAGAGCTTGGTGCATTAAGTATGTCAATTAAGAATGAAACAGATTGTCAAGATGAAAAAGACTCTTCTGTTAGGAGTatcttgcttaggataaggacaACATGGGCTAATCCTTTAGAACGCACAAAGATTGTTGTTAGCATTGGTGTGCAAGTCGCGGAACAGTTAATGAGTGAAAACATGATAATGTATGTTCTTCCCTGTATCATAAGGATGGGTGGCATCTTTGTATCACCGAACCCTAAATGGGACATCTGGTACATGAAGTTTTCTTTATTAATGTGGTGTGGTCTATATGGTATTCATGGTTCAGGTCTTCCTTACTTTACTATAAAACTTCGGAGGAGGAAAACTTTGCTTGTCAAATCATACCGTATGATGGTGGGTCTTTTTGTGTTAAGCGTCATCTTTATAATATCACCAGATAATACTGAAGGAGTGAGTAAATTGGAGACTGTCACCCATTTTGGTGATAGTGCATGTTCGAGTTATATTTCAGCTCCAGATGCAGATACATGGAACTGTGCGACATGCCTTCGAGCAGGATGTGGGTTTTGCGCTGGCATTGATGACAAACTCATGGTAAGGAAATTGTTTACTCTAATTCCCACTAACCTAGTTTTGATTGATACTTCATTATTTGTTCAATGTGCAATTGCAAAATAAGcatggatttttttattttttattttgttactaCTGATGAATGGTTCTTTCCTTCTACACAGCGTGCACCTGGCGGTGCCTGCTTGACGATAGAACCTAATGGGACATCAGCATCCTGTTTGGCTGAACATCGGATTTGGTTCACACAAGATTCCGTCACAAGGCATTGCGGAATAAGTCTTCCTGGAGCAGCATCTATTGGATTTTTACTAGTCTGTGTTGTTCCCTATACATTTGCGTTGGAATCACATATGTGTTCAAGGATGTACAAGGCAGAAGTTAGAGGCAAACTTGTCGGGACGGTTGCAGCGACTAACTGGATCTTCTTCCTTGCGGTCATTGTATTATCTTATATAATAAATAAAGTTGTAGGGTTTCCCTTCTCAATGCTACTCATCAGTTTGATTTCTTTCTCTGTTACTCGGTTGATCAAATGGTCTTATTTGTCGGTACCTGAGATGAAAGGTTCCTTCCAGTCGGAAGATAGTCAGTCAAAAGTCAGTTGAAGAGATACTCTTGGTACAAATATTGTCACCTTTTATGTTTCCTTAGGTTTAATAACTAGCTAGAAGATTTAAGTTAGGGTAGTTTGTCTTTCGGTCGTTTATGTTTCCTTCCTTGGGTTTTCCTTCCAAGACTCACTGTTCTAGCATTGCCGGTGTCATGCGACCAAATTGTGTTGTGTTATTTGACACTTCTTTTATTTGTATCAAATACCGTATGTATCAATTTCAGCCAAAAAACAGCGCACACCATTTCTGAATAGAAATAAAAAACTTCAAATCCAATGCACTGGTACGAGTTGGCTCTCTTTGAGCACTATACTAAACAATTATCGATGAATTCTCCACTTCGTGACACTGCTCATGTAACGAAGTACTGCTGATTCTGAGAACTTAACACGCATCATTTGATATGAATCAAATAGATCATACCACTACTCCTCTATGTGTGGTTCAAGTAGATACTCGCTTGTTCCTCCCCACAAAATTTCTAGAATTAATAGGAATCTTCAAATCCAAATTAGTTATGGATTTAGCTAAGTTAGAGCGCACATTTCCACTAGACGAAATTACACAAGTATCGGTCAAATACGAAAACGCTGCTGGTACTATCACTTATCACAAGGAAGAAGTCAGCATGCATCAAACATTCCTAATTATCACAAGTCACAGGAAAATCAACATGCGTGTGTCTACAGGTGATAATGAGGCTTGATCATATAACCTTAAAACTAGTCGGATCACAAAATGAAAGCATCCTGTACTCGATTCCTTCAAAACGCAAACAACTAACATACACAGATAACTAGACATTGTTTCCATAGAATTAAGATCAATAGAAGAGTACAGCAAAATAAAGGTAAATGCGCCTAGGCATACTTTCCCCACACTCCATGTTAGCACATAACTCCCAAGAACTGTAGTTGACTTCACTTAATCTGGTAATCTCTCTATGTAATCATCGTGGACAATTGTTTTATTGAATGAATATTCAAATCACTTACAAGATGAATGGAAATCTATAACAACACTTCTTGTAACCTAAATTTATTCTCTCTCTTTTTATCTCTCTTACAAGACTTGTCCTAGAATCCTCTTATAAAAAatgactctctcctttatataggattttacatagtggatggcaGCTAAGAATCcctttattttcgggatcactgtgCGACATATtcactcatatacaatcgctcatcttcgcataacttacttcttcgcataattcttcacactttacccgtgactttgctgacatcatct
Above is a genomic segment from Papaver somniferum cultivar HN1 chromosome 10, ASM357369v1, whole genome shotgun sequence containing:
- the LOC113316694 gene encoding probable inositol transporter 2, with the protein product MHRGSTEIVETDRPKCKEETVPPDDVVDHPLDRYRIYNIVTGSLIFGYYYGFILSRFYIQDDIQSIKQEIIRTGVLGAVIGSAIGGWINDFLGRKFAILFANALIFVSGVLLSIGDCSSDCWLATVWKTYIGLGVGMASITSPIYILEVSSTHLQEHLHTRNCMLFAVGKFIFFCADTTVTSYIQELEKTSDYMIAVVGVPALLQFVIMLSLPDSPIWLYKRNRKEAAIKEALRKIYSSDEVEKELGALSMSIKNETDCQDEKDSSVRSILLRIRTTWANPLERTKIVVSIGVQVAEQLMSENMIMYVLPCIIRMGGIFVSPNPKWDIWYMKFSLLMWCGLYGIHGSGLPYFTIKLRRRKTLLVKSYRMMVGLFVLSVIFIISPDNTEGVSKLETVTHFGDSACSSYISAPDADTWNCATCLRAGCGFCAGIDDKLMRAPGGACLTIEPNGTSASCLAEHRIWFTQDSVTRHCGISLPGAASIGFLLVCVVPYTFALESHMCSRMYKAEVRGKLVGTVAATNWIFFLAVIVLSYIINKVVGFPFSMLLISLISFSVTRLIKWSYLSVPEMKGSFQSEDSQSKVS